Part of the Spinacia oleracea cultivar Varoflay chromosome 5, BTI_SOV_V1, whole genome shotgun sequence genome, tTCAATTCGGTTAACGTGAGTCAAAATAATAACAAGTACATTGAATAGGATTCTGGTTCAATCGGGTATTTTTCTTTTAATCACATATCACTTTCGTTCACTGGGTTAACTTGAGTCGGGTTATTTTCGAATATTTAAATCGAGTCGGATTGCAAACAACTCGGTTGAGTTTGGATTCAGGTCGCCGTTAGTAAAGCTGGTATCGAATTTTATAGGGTCGTGTTGATTGTAGTTTTTTTTGGGTAAAATCGATTTTCAGGTTGCTATCTGATCGGGTGCGGGGTCGGATCGATTAAAAGTTGTTGGATACAAATCGGGTTACGATCTCCTCGGGTTGGTAGCGGTTCTGGTTCGGATCCTGAATTCCCGGGTTGGATCAGATTCCGGGTCAACGACTGATCGGTCCAGGCTGGTTTTGAGATCACATTTCTTGGATATATTTGATTCAGATGACTGTTGATTTGGGTCTATTTTTTTTGATCGGGTCACTGTTTAACAACCCTGTTATTTACCAGTTATTCTGATGCTACACAAGTAACACAATCTAGGTTGAATAGTTTACCTATTATTAAACTATCCAAAATTATTAACCCATTAAATATAATTCGTTTAACAAAGGCCCAATAATATGGAAACACAATCGGATGGGCCGTGGGCCAAAACTAGCCACAAACAAAGAATAGGGTTTTATCCCATTTCTGCCCTCCTCTTATACAAGCAAAAATCCTTGGATTGAGACTAAACCCTAGAGCGCCTCCCCCTTCATTTCTTCACCGCAGCctagagagagaggagagagaaaacatgcCTGCCGGACATGGAGCAAGGGCAAGAACCAGGGATCTGTTCGCGCGGCCATTCAGGCGAAAGGGTGTGATCCCAATCTCTACTTACCTTCGTACTTTCCATATCGGTGAGTATGTTGATATCAAGGTTAATGGCGCCATTCACAAAGGTATGCCCCACAAGTTCTACCATGGTCGCACTGGCCGTGTCTGGAATATCACCAAGCGTGCTATTGGTGTTGAGGTCAACAAACAGGTATATcatctctcttttctttttctgtttTGTCTCATTTAGCTATTTAAGTGCCGTTTTATTCCTGGGTAATACGTGGTTGATGTCAGCGATTATTGAAGTTCATTTTGGttgatattttaataaaattttcgCTGATTTTGCTGCGTAAATAATGTTTTGTTTCTGGGatttatgtgttttttggttGGGAAGAATTGGGTTGATATGTATTGTAAATTGATGAATGTAGTTGATCATAAAAATGGTTGATTTCTGGGTTTGAACTTTGATTGAAAAATTGCTAGGTTTGATGAAATTAGGGATCTGAAATTGTTATGaaagattttaaaattttgtcgTCTGGAATTATAACGATTGTTAATTAGTAAGTGTTGATAAAACCTTTCGAAAAATATTTGGTTGTCAACGATATGGATTTATGACGATAATGGTAAAATGTTGTGTTGCAAATGGCTTAGAATTTGTTCGAATATGTTTCATCAAATTATCGATTTTCCATTGAAGTGTTTTTGTggaacattttttggtgtttttgtgTGTTATTTATGGAGTAAGATTTGATGTTTTGGGTTAGAATCGGCGAAAAGTGAAATGTATCATGCCCTGTGATATTGTGGGTTTAGGTTTTATGTTAAGTAGTACTCCAGTTGATTAGAAGATTACATTATGTATCATAGTGACAAGAAGGTTGGATGTGTTTGTGTATGTTTAAATTTAGGGATTTTGGGTTGTAATTAATTTGAGCTTTAAAGTGTGATGCTAACTGTTTGATGATCTTCAGGTGGGAAACAGAATCATCGCCAAGAGGATTCACGCTCGCATTGAGCACATCCAGAGTTCACGATGCCAGGAAGAACTTAAGAACAGGATAAAGAAGAACGATGAACTCAAGGCTGCTGCAAAGGCCAGAGGTGAAATTATCAGCACAAAAAGGCAACCACAAGGTCCCAAGCCAGGGTTTTTGGTCGAGGGCCAGACCATTGAGACTGTTACTCCTATCCCCTATGATGTTACCAACGATCTCAAAGGCGGTTACTAAGTCCTGTTTATTATGTTTTTGCATTTTATTTCGATTTGCTTGTGTTTCTTTCGACAATTTAGACTTGTTGCACAATCAATATGGTCCAATTTTGGAGAGTGAacctatttttgtttttgctggTTAGTCAGAGGCATCAATACTAATGTCTTTAGATATTGCATTAGCATTATGATTGTGTTTAACTGCTCGTATTGTCTTTTATTTTACTACTTGATTTCTGATGCGTCTCTCTCCGGTTTAGCTGAAACATCTTCAACCTTGATTTTTTTGGCTGATATAATCTCGAGTCTGATACTTTATGGCTCTGTTCGGCGGTAGCTTTTTAAGTAGCGTGTAGTGTTTTGATACTTATAAAAATTACAAGTGTTTGGCAAGGTAGTGTTTTAGGCAGAGGGTAGCGGTATAAGTAGCGTTTGACGAGTTTTTCTCAAACGTTAGAAAGTTTAACGTTTGAAATCATGAGTAGCGGTGAGAGCCAAGCATTTTCCAATTAAGTTCTACACTAGTTAATTCTCCAGTAACAAACTAACCGATTAACAACAATCGGTGCATCATCCTTTTTATTTGCCGAGAATAAAACAAAAAGaccaagaaaattaaaaaagtaaaacaagtTTGTCAGGGAAATAAATGGGAAGCAGGCAacatgattgattttaattcatTAAAACACTTCATGGTCTGTTTTTTTATTAATCCATAAACATAGTGCATTTTCAGCAATACATTTTTTTAcactaataataaataaacaacaaTAACACATGTCACCTCGTAAATATCTGTAATGAGtcattattaattttatactttttttttttttttggcagtaAATTCAAACATGCATTATTAAAACAAAGATACAACAACCCCCACTACAATCAGCCTATAACTGATTCATGGGAGATGCAACTAACTCTATCAGAATCCTCGACCTTACTAGAATAATACATACAATAACACCTTGGGACCTTACATTGGGGCTTACTATCCTTAATACTATTGACACTAGTAGactcaacattaacataacaGTAACTAGGAGTAGCCATATTCTTCTTCCATGGGCGGTAGTGGCAATCCAGAGATGTTGTGCTTGGCGTTTTCCTTTTCATTCCAACATGAATCCTGCAACCAAAGGAAGGGTTAAAGCATTTAAAGTTTTTCTTCCTGATAGTCTTATCTCTTCTCCCTTGTGTACGACCTTCGACCTTTACATTTGCTTTCCGGAACTTAAGATCTGGCTTGATGTAGTAGTTTTCAGGATATGAAGTTGTTGGACCTGAGATACATGATGTATAATCACCCTTCAAAAAATTATCTTCCACAACTTCACACAAGGCTTGCTCAAATTTCAAAGTGGTACTTCCATTGATGGACTCTAGAGGAAAGAGCTCCTCCTTCTGTTCAACACTTGAAGCTAATACAGTGCCTTCAATCTTCTTATCTTTGTTTTCCTGATTCCTTGGAGAGAATAAGGGGGACAATTCAGGTTTATCCTCGGTCTGTTTGGACTTTTGGACACCAGCTACTCGAACTTTTAAAATTGACCCGGCCTTAGCATTGTAATAGGTGATGGACCTCCCTTGAACAAGCTAATCATACACTTTTTTCGGTATCATCATGATAGAACCCTGCCTTTTTCGGTTTTGAAACCGATTCTTGGGCTCTGCAACATAAAAATTTGTTTCCAAGGACTTATTCTTAGGAGTTATTTTAGCAATACCCGAAGCCTCACCAGAGTGTTCTTCAACTCCAGACACTGGAAATCCATCCTTACCCCAGTCATTTTTGGAATTACTACAAACACTAGCTATCTC contains:
- the LOC110795936 gene encoding 60S ribosomal protein L21-1 produces the protein MPAGHGARARTRDLFARPFRRKGVIPISTYLRTFHIGEYVDIKVNGAIHKGMPHKFYHGRTGRVWNITKRAIGVEVNKQVGNRIIAKRIHARIEHIQSSRCQEELKNRIKKNDELKAAAKARGEIISTKRQPQGPKPGFLVEGQTIETVTPIPYDVTNDLKGGY